One window of Schistocerca gregaria isolate iqSchGreg1 unplaced genomic scaffold, iqSchGreg1.2 ptg000182l, whole genome shotgun sequence genomic DNA carries:
- the LOC126304742 gene encoding filamin-C-like, whose translation MSNALNRAKSDEGVPDWVRIQTKTFTRWCNKIVDGKNGHVFTCLEEDFADGISFNILVSCLVNQNLIIHPSPKTNFAKLENLNRALYVLTEMEKVTLINISAEDLLNKNKKLVLGLVWTLIQKYQIAHQTDLKLKTKSVLLNRVNDAIRDSNVSVSNFSDQWKDTAAFSALVNSISPNAFDVVRLDEEEKCIKKLSSIFDYADKNLEITNLLDAEDVVKYPDELSLMSYISMYLNCLEKKRAGSVDPSRVVAEGPGIEEAVVGTEASFRVITRTKPENSVSDKCEVTAELAKVTESPDGQEGVPVKIEQLEDGVYRGSYIAQEPGLYNLKVSVNGQPINASPFQVSAKEPAINPEDFRASGEGVECAISEKDTDIVVERVDGAPIRPGVAFEAYVEIDKESKIPIELTPLGDRGYSGRYALKDVRGDAEVFVNVMMNSGGESFHVKGSPYAVKFYSPEKGNVEVIVDECPPVVAGEPICVRIRARDRFGDLRPVPGLRLEAELESDPPVKVDVVDKGDGDYECSLVQTKAGKYPLAVSMQGKPVSSAAFVEVVPDVPCSDKTSIYLLSDFDDDEHKFSVGEHIKGQVLINDQYNNQITNEQVPVSLEVVSPTGKKVDVETATGSDGILNFSLVPDEQGLHSLFAKIGEGDAEKPSFELNISEGDKELKVWMCEDTKSTFKAGENVCYILHTEGWSGKKLKDGQISLSAKLPDAAVEYDLVEPDANGDPWMIVCKFLPYVAGSFELKTDVCSKTQSRSFSFPIQVVPAEPDPQKSTLMKSSPNRVYAGNTWQCKFSLKDRYENPITEGALFVDIKVTQVLDQDNAPSVCDNLNLKGVVTPSPTLSIIENKDGVYTVECEPIKTAGKYRLYVMLGGTPIENSPSSFSVKPLATISPEMCYLVGVADGRVGEEQTVTLVCRDEFGNLTGSRKVHVNAKLVGPEQVQTHVAYQQDGVYAISCCPTLAGEYTYRVSLDKKKVDLGASGLPYKLQLDPADVDGASCTATGKGLYRAKSSVNSGFRIQLRDRFGNPHKTNPGVSTDSYLLFVSGDSLALVTSDLPSDPIPVSLSDAGDGTIEAKYQTSRSGEYALHVLVQEKPIQKSPFSVKATAGPYYIDHTLTQFPEKNVAGRPGPVVKLCDQAKNICTKNKSTPKAVLEPKNHAEFPFAKDGPVSYTLTYPPDLTGDYDVHIQVDGQEVPGSPWPVNIEKCPLDEQDQQMLKNMLPESADVIISCLEQVDETKRCAIIKELQGLSKIQNRHSVHINHPHKDKKKRSQQEQ comes from the exons ATGTCAAATGCGTTGAATCGAGCTAAATCTGATGAGGGTGTTCCTGATTGGGTGAGGATACAGACCAAG ACGTTTACGCGTTGGTGCAATAAGATAGTTGATGGTAAAAATGGTCATGTTTTCACGTGTCTCGAGGAGGATTTTGCAGACGGTATTTCTTTTAACATCCTGGTCTCGTGTTTGGTAAATCAGAACCTCATAATTCATCCAAGTCCAAAGACGAACTTTGCAAAATTAGAGAATCTCAACAGGGCGCTCTACGTGTTGACTGAAATGGAAAAGGTGACGCTGATTAACATTTCAGCAGAGGACTTGCTCAACAAGAACAAGAAGCTGGTGCTTGGATTGGTGTGGACCCTCATACAGAAATACCAGATAGCACATCAGACCGACTTGAAGTTGAAGACAAAGTCCGTTTTGCTGAATCGAGTAAACGACGCGATCAGGGATTCAAATGTGTCGGTAAGCAATTTCTCGGACCAGTGGAAGGATACTGCGGCATTTTCTGCATTGGTGAATTCGATTTCGCCGAACGCGTTTGATGTTGTTAGACTGGATGAAGAAGAGAAGTGCATCAAGAAGTTGAGTTCGATTTTCGACTACGCCGACAAAAATCTCGAAATCACGAATCTACTCGACGCAGAAGACGTGGTTAAATACCCGGACGAGCTGTCGTTGATGAGCTACATTTCCATGTACCTCAATTGTttggaaaagaagagggccggatcTGTTGACCCGTCCCGGGTGGTTGCTGAGGGTCCTGGCATCGAGGAGGCGGTTGTTGGTACAGAGGCGAGCTTTAGGGTGATTACGAGAACGAAACCCGAAAATTCCGTCTCCGACAAGTGCGAGGTGACAGCGGAGCTGGCCAAGGTGACGGAGTCTCCTGATGGTCAAGAGGGCGTGCCTGTCAAGATCGAGCAATTGGAGGATGGGGTGTATCGCGGATCGTACATTGCACAAGAGCCTGGATTGTATAATTTGAAAGTGTCGGTCAACGGTCAGCCCATTAATGCCTCGCCGTTCCAAGTGAGTGCCAAGGAACCGGCGATAAATCCGGAGGATTTCCGTGCCAGTGGAGAGGGTGTAGAGTGCGCAATCAGTGAGAAGGATACGGATATTGTTGTCGAAAGAGTGGACGGAGCGCCCATTCGCCCGGGTGTTGCGTTTGAAGCGTATGTGGAAATTGACAAGGAGAGCAAAATCCCCATCGAGTTGACCCCTCTTGGAGACAGAGGCTACAGCGGAAGATATGCGTTGAAGGATGTCAGAGGCGACGCCGAAGTGTTCGTGAACGTGATGATGAACAGTGGGGGTGAGTCGTTCCACGTGAAAGGGTCGCCGTACGCGGTCAAGTTTTATTCTCCCGAGAAGGGGAACGTTGAGGTGATTGTGGATGAATGCCCCCCCGTGGTGGCGGGGGAGCCGATTTGCGTGCGCATTCGAGCAAGGGATCGTTTTGGGGACTTGAGGCCCGTGCCGGGTCTCCGGTTGGAAGCGGAATTGGAGTCCGATCCACCGGTGAAGGTGGATGTCGTGGATAAGGGAGACGGAGACTACGAGTGCTCGTTGGTGCAGACCAAGGCCGGAAAGTATCCTCTGGCCGTGTCAATGCAAGGAAAGCCAGTATCGAGCGCCGCGTTCGTCGAGGTAGTTCCGGATGTGCCGTGCTCCGATAAAACGTCCATTTACTTGCTGTCTGACTTCGACGATGATGAACACAAGTTTAGCGTGGGCGAGCACATTAAGGGACAAGTCTTGATCAACGACCAGTACAACAACCAAATTACCAATGAGCAGGTACCGGTTTCTTTAGAAGTGGTGAGTCCGACCGGGAAAAAAGTTGACGTAGAGACGGCGACAGGTTCAGACGGGATTTTGAATTTCAGCCTCGTGCCGGACGAACAGGGACTGCACAGCTTGTTCGCTAAGATAGGAGAGGGGGATGCGGAGAAGCCTTCGTTCGAATTGAATATCTCCGAGGGCGACAAGGAGTTAAAGGTGTGGATGTGCGAGGACACCAAATCTACGTTCAAGGCGGGTGAAAATGTATGTTACATTTTGCACACAGAAGGATGGAGTGGAAAAAAGCTGAAGGATGGACAGATTTCGTTGTCTGCCAAACTGCCTGACGCGGCCGTAGAATACGACCTTGTTGAGCCCGATGCAAACGGCGATCCTTGGATGATCGTTTGTAAGTTCCTGCCCTATGTAGCTGGATCCTTCGAACTTAAAACGGACGTATGTTCTAAAACTCAATCCCGCTCTTTCTCATTCCCGATACAAGTCGTTCCCGCTGAGCCCGATCCCCAGAAGAGCACGTTAATGAAGAGCAGTCCGAACAGGGTGTACGCGGGCAACACATGGCaatgcaagttttctttgaaggatcgCTACGAGAACCCCATTACAGAAGGAGCTCTGTTCGTTGACATCAAGGTGACGCAGGTGCTCGATCAGGACAACGCGCCTTCGGTGTGCGATAATTTGAATTTGAAAGGCGTGGTCACTCCCTCGCCTACCCTGTCCATCATAGAAAACAAGGACGGCGTCTACACTGTCGAGTGCGAGCCCATAAAGACAGCTGGCAAATACCGCCTGTATGTCATGCTCGGCGGAACACCGATCGAAAATTCCCCATCGTCGTTTTCAGTGAAGCCCTTGGCCACCATATCGCCGGAGATGTGCTACCTTGTGGGCGTAGCAGACGGACGCGTCGGGGAGGAACAAACCGTGACCTTAGTGTGTCGAGACGAGTTCGGCAATTTAACGGGGTCGAGGAAAGTTCACGTAAACGCGAAGTTGGTTGGACCAGAGCAGGTCCAGACACACGTTGCCTATCAGCAAGACGGGGTATACGCGATCAGTTGCTGTCCCACCCTGGCTGGCGAGTACACTTACCGCGTGTCTTTAGACAAGAAAAAGGTAGATTTGGGCGCTTCAGGCCTCCCGTACAAGCTCCAACTGGATCCAGCGGATGTCGACGGTGCGTCTTGTACGGCAACCGGAAAGGGCCTTTACCGCGCTAAGTCCTCAGTGAACTCTGGTTTCCGAATTCAGCTGCGCGATCGCTTTGGAAACCCCCATAAAACCAATCCTGGCGTCTCGACCGACTCGTATCTCCTCTTCGTTTCCGGGGACTCCCTTGCCCTCGTAACTTCTGATTTACCCTCTGACCCCATTCCGGTCTCGCTGTCCGACGCGGGCGACGGAACTATCGAAGCGAAGTATCAGACTTCGCGCAGCGGAGAATACGCTCTTCACGTCCTGGTCCAAGAAAAGCCAATCCAAAAATCGCCGTTTTCTGTGAAGGCAACGGCAGGGCCCTATTACATAGACCACACCCTCACACAATTTCCGGAAAAGAACGTGGCCGGCCGCCCCGGACCTGTCGTCAAACTTTGCGACCAAGCCAAAAATATCTGCACTAAGAACAAGTCGACCCCGAAAGCCGTGCTAGAGCCGAAGAACCACGCAGAATTTCCCTTTGCCAAAGACGGACCCGTCTCTTACACATTAACCTATCCACCGGATCTCACCGGAGACTATGATGTTCATATACAGGTAGATGGCCAAGAAGTACCAGGTAGCCCTTGGCCTGTCAACATCGAGAAGTGCCCCTTAGACGAGCAGGATCAGCAAATGCTCAAAAACATGCTTCCGGAGTCCGCCGACGTCATAATCAGCTGTCTAGAACAAGTTGACGAGACCAAGCGATGTGCCATAATCAAAGAACTTCAAGGGTTGTCCAAAATCCAAAACCGTCATTCTGTGCACATAAATCATCCTCACAAGGACAAAAAGAAAAGGTCCCAGCAAGAGCAGTGA